The proteins below are encoded in one region of Saccopteryx leptura isolate mSacLep1 chromosome 1, mSacLep1_pri_phased_curated, whole genome shotgun sequence:
- the TP53I11 gene encoding tumor protein p53-inducible protein 11, giving the protein MAAKQPPPLMKKHSQTDLVSRLKTRKILGVGGEDDDGEVHRSKISQVLGNEIKFAVREPLGLRVWQFVSAVLFSGIAIMALALPDQLYDAVFDGAQVTSKTPIRLYGGALLSISLIMWNALYTAEKVIIRWTLLTEACYFGIQFLVVTATLAETGLVSLGVLLLLASRLLFIAISIYYYYQVGRKPKKV; this is encoded by the exons ATGGCGGCCAAGCAGCCCCCGCCTCTCATGAAGAAGCACAGCCAGACGGACCTGGTGAGCCGCCTGAAGACCCGCAAGATCCTCGGAGTCGGCGGGGAGGACGATGACGGGGAGGTGCACCGCTCCAAG ATCAGCCAGGTGTTGGGCAATGAGATCAAGTTTGCTGTTCGGGAGCCTTTGGGACTGAG GGTCTGGCAGTTTGTCTCTGCTGTGCTCTTCTCCGGCATTGCCATCATG GCCCTCGCCCTCCCTGACCAGCTCTATGACGCAGTCTTTGATGGAGCCCAGGTGACCAGCAAGACCCCCATTCGCCTCTACGGGGGTGCCCTCCTCA GCATCTCCCTGATCATGTGGAATGCTCTCTACACGGCCGAGAAGGTTATCATCCGGTGGACTCTGCTCACGGAAGCCTGCTACTTTGGGATCCAGTTCTTGG TGGTCACTGCCACGCTGGCCGAGACGGGCCTCGTGTCCCTGGGGGTCCTGCTGCTCCTGGCCAGCCGCCTCCTCTTCATCGCCATCAGCATTTACTACTATTACCAAGTCGGCCGGAAACCCAAGAAAGTCTAG